The following proteins are encoded in a genomic region of Nicotiana sylvestris chromosome 4, ASM39365v2, whole genome shotgun sequence:
- the LOC138889569 gene encoding uncharacterized protein, which translates to MLKSGHLREFLSDRAKNNYSHNRDNAEPSKAREDLHRMTINMIFGGNEIKGVTFLAKKTKILVTHSKRLQEVAEDDITFTKENADGLLLLHNDAFIISLNVLDFKMNRVLVDPWSSTNMIKWRVLEKSKLTRSIILATKILTDFDILIPANAEGVMKTTLFEVVDGDMGYNIILGRPWLHEMKVVPSTYHQLLKFLTPKGIKQIRGDQPVAREMNAISVSNNKGKEHMS; encoded by the coding sequence ATGCTGAAAAGTGGCCATCTCAGGGAATTCTTAAGTGACCGGGCTAAAAATAATTACAGTCACAATCGTGACAATGCGGAGCCCTCAAAAGCAAGAGAAGATCTCCACCGCATGACGATCAACATGATTTTTGGAGGGAACGAGATTAAAGGGGTTACCTTTTTGGCGAAAAAGACAAAGATATTAGTAACCCATAGCAAGAGACTCCAGGAAGTCGCTGAAGACGACATCACCTTCACGAAGGAAAATGCAGATGGATTGTTGCTACTGCACAATGACGCATTCATAATTTCTTTAAATGTATTAGATTTTAAAATGAATCGTGTTCTGGTGGATCCATGGAGTTCGACCAATATGATAAAATGGAGGGTATTGGAGAAATCCAAACTTACCAGAAGCATCATTCTGGCCACAAAAATCCTCACCGACTTCGATATCCTGATACCCGCGAATGCCGAAGGGGTGATGAAGACGACCCTTTTTGAGGTGGTGGATGGTGATATGGGCTACAACATTATCTTGGGAAGACCATGGTTGCATGAGATGAAAGTTGTGCCATCAACATATCACCAGTTGCTGAAATTCCTAACTCCCAAGGGAATCAAACAAATAAGAGGTGACCAACCGGTGGcaagggagatgaatgcaattTCGGTCTCCAATAACAAAGGGAAAGAGCATATGTCATAA